The following nucleotide sequence is from Roseiconus lacunae.
ACATAGTTGCCGAAATTGTTCACCAATTTGGCTCTTAGCCCAGCAACATCTGACCGAGACGTCGGTACCGCCCCACCAGCTTCAGGAAAATGACACAGCAGGTCGACTGTCGTTTCAATCGCGTCAAGAAACCTCAGAGCAGCTTCCAGGTTTGACTCGGCGATATGACTTGAGTGGTGCACGATGTCCTCTAGGGCAAGGCGCCTGCGATGTGGAATCTTGCGCGTTCCCATCTAGCTTCTGTGTTGGGCCTTCAGTTGCGAACGCAGAACTTCAACGTCATTCGGATCCCATGGTTCGCTTGGTCCGCTATTCAGGCCTTCAATCGCAAGGGTTTCTATCTCAGCTTGGCGCTCTGAAATCCGTAGGATGTATTGCGATACGAACTCGTTCACGTCCGAATAGCCACTGTTTCTTGCGCGTTCCGCTATCGCCGACATAACGGGGTCGGGCACATTTACGTTGATTGTTGACATTCTCAGCTCCCTGGATGGCCTTTCACTCGTATTCTACACTGCAGGCAAACTTATTCCACCTGCCCAAAGTTTTAATGGTGCGGCGAACCATGCCGTGCACGCGAAGGTCGGGAGTCGTGTTTTATTGAAGTGGTCAGTCTACCGCCCGACCTCGGT
It contains:
- a CDS encoding type II toxin-antitoxin system RelE/ParE family toxin, whose translation is MGTRKIPHRRRLALEDIVHHSSHIAESNLEAALRFLDAIETTVDLLCHFPEAGGAVPTSRSDVAGLRAKLVNNFGNYVVLYLITNETIDIVRVIRGGQEIDRLALQAQ